The Paenibacillus tianjinensis genome has a window encoding:
- a CDS encoding (4Fe-4S)-binding protein produces MFNSEVCTHSGYCVKGLPGVFDLSQRPWINPDADTAETIARQIDTCPSGALTYRRLDGEYSTQKEG; encoded by the coding sequence ATGTTTAATTCGGAGGTATGCACTCATTCCGGTTATTGCGTTAAGGGCCTGCCTGGTGTTTTTGATTTAAGCCAGCGGCCTTGGATTAATCCCGATGCTGACACTGCGGAGACAATTGCAAGGCAGATTGACACATGTCCAAGCGGAGCGCTGACGTATAGACGTCTGGACGGTGAATATTCAACACAGAAAGAGGGATGA
- a CDS encoding NADPH-dependent FMN reductase, whose product MSENKLTITAICGSLREGSFNRRVLKAMEELAPKHWEIHHVDLSTIPLFNSDIESQGDPQPVVEFKESIRIADGVLIVTPEYNMGIPGVLKNALDWASRPGKSSVLIEKPFAIAGATPGGGGTAQSQAQVRQTLLAMNAYTMPGPKVLIGSVHEKLNETTGELDDESTLRHLQRFLTAFEEWILVFKQTQK is encoded by the coding sequence ATGAGCGAAAACAAACTCACCATCACTGCCATATGTGGAAGTCTTCGTGAAGGTTCCTTCAATAGAAGAGTGTTGAAGGCTATGGAAGAGCTTGCGCCAAAGCATTGGGAGATTCATCACGTGGACTTATCGACGATTCCACTTTTCAATTCGGACATCGAGAGCCAAGGCGATCCCCAGCCGGTTGTCGAATTTAAAGAAAGCATTCGAATAGCTGACGGTGTACTGATTGTCACCCCTGAATACAACATGGGAATCCCGGGCGTTCTGAAAAATGCCTTGGACTGGGCTTCACGTCCGGGTAAAAGCTCAGTGCTGATAGAAAAACCTTTTGCAATAGCAGGTGCTACTCCGGGCGGTGGGGGGACAGCGCAGTCCCAAGCCCAGGTGAGACAAACATTGCTTGCCATGAATGCCTACACGATGCCGGGTCCGAAGGTTCTCATCGGCAGCGTTCACGAGAAACTGAATGAAACCACCGGAGAATTAGACGACGAATCAACACTTCGCCATTTGCAAAGATTTCTGACAGCTTTCGAAGAATGGATCTTGGTCTTTAAACAAACTCAAAAGTGA
- a CDS encoding carbohydrate-binding domain-containing protein, translating into MKTNKIKSISAVTLAALLAISIAGCSKAEVSSEVAVAATQTTSQAVASSAPSADSTASSSATSTTSTTEAFATDTAELFSDRDLEQSADLTGATQMKLVSNQDVTVSEEGVYVLSGDVENVTVTVDAAAEDAKVQIVLDGVSITNNDSPAIYVKAADKVFVTSTDSENHMEVTGSYVADGDTNLDAVIFSKADITLNGTGTLDIVSAQGNGISSKDDLKITGGVYTIQSAADAIEANDAILINDGTITIDTDKDALHSENADDAALGNIYIEGGTLNINAADDAITANNLVQIDGGTIDIKTSVEGIEANHIIVNDGQITLYASDDGINATPKVNEDASIVVNGGTIKVSMGSGDTDAFDANGDIAINGGTINVEATSAFDADGTAQLNGGTVTVNGEQITEITESRGGGGRGGMGGGGGMGH; encoded by the coding sequence ATGAAAACCAACAAGATCAAAAGCATAAGCGCCGTTACTTTAGCCGCATTACTAGCCATATCCATCGCAGGGTGCTCTAAGGCAGAGGTCAGCAGCGAGGTCGCAGTTGCAGCTACGCAAACAACAAGTCAGGCTGTAGCGTCAAGCGCACCGTCAGCAGATTCGACCGCATCATCAAGCGCAACGTCAACCACGTCAACCACGGAAGCTTTTGCTACCGACACAGCCGAATTATTCAGTGACCGGGATTTGGAACAGTCAGCGGATCTTACTGGGGCAACACAAATGAAATTGGTAAGCAACCAGGATGTCACAGTGAGTGAGGAAGGTGTCTATGTTTTAAGCGGTGATGTAGAAAATGTAACGGTGACGGTTGATGCTGCTGCCGAGGATGCAAAGGTTCAAATCGTTCTGGATGGTGTCAGTATCACGAATAATGATTCACCTGCCATTTATGTGAAAGCAGCGGATAAAGTATTCGTTACATCCACGGACAGTGAGAACCACATGGAGGTTACCGGAAGTTATGTGGCGGATGGGGATACCAATCTGGATGCGGTTATTTTCTCGAAAGCTGATATCACCCTGAATGGAACCGGAACCTTAGATATTGTATCGGCTCAAGGCAACGGGATCTCTTCCAAGGATGATCTCAAAATCACTGGAGGCGTGTATACCATTCAGTCAGCAGCGGACGCAATAGAGGCCAATGATGCCATTCTGATCAACGACGGAACGATTACAATCGATACAGATAAGGATGCCCTGCATAGTGAAAATGCTGATGATGCGGCTCTTGGGAATATCTACATTGAAGGCGGCACATTAAATATCAACGCGGCCGACGATGCCATCACGGCAAACAACCTTGTGCAAATCGATGGAGGCACTATTGATATTAAGACTTCTGTAGAAGGCATCGAGGCAAATCATATCATCGTGAATGACGGCCAGATCACATTGTATGCGAGTGATGACGGTATCAACGCCACACCAAAGGTCAATGAGGATGCGTCGATTGTAGTCAATGGCGGTACGATTAAAGTTAGTATGGGTAGTGGTGATACGGATGCCTTTGATGCTAACGGTGATATCGCTATTAATGGAGGAACTATTAACGTAGAAGCCACTTCCGCCTTTGATGCGGATGGTACAG